The segment CGGGTAGCACCCCACAACAGTTCCCCGATTATGACGTCCTCGATGCTCAAAGGTGTTGCAATGATGGAATCGAAGGTCTTCTGGTAATACATTCTCACATAGGACCCGTAGCTGCATTCGAAGAACGCACCATACATCACAGAAACAGAGATCAGAGCCGGAGCAATGAACTTCGCATAGGGCACACCGTCTATCTCCTCGATGAACAGTCCAAGCCCGAAACCCATTGCAAACAGGTAGAGCAGAGGCTCAATGAACGGCGGCAAAAAATTGAGCTTGACGTTCTTCATGAAAACGTCCTTGTTCCGTCGCCAGACCTTAATGGCCCCCGGCGTCAACTCCGGGATCTTGAAATACATCCCTATGTTCATTCGATCTCACTCCCTCAGTTTCCTGCCCGTAAGCTTCAGGAACACATCCTCAAGCGTCGATGCCCTTGCAGTGACACTGGTAAGCTCACACTCCGATAACAGATGATCTGTCACTTCCTGCGGGTTATCCGTATATATCTGCACTTCCTCCCCGAGGATCTCATAGTTAGCCTGATGATTATCAAGACATGAGATCACACCGGGAACAGCCTCAGTTTCCACTATGGCAGGACCTATGTTCTCACTGATCATTTCCTCAGGACTGCCTTCAACCAGTATCTTACCATTATCCATGATCACGAGCCGGTCACACAACTGGGAAGCCTCCTCAAGGTAATGCGTGGTAAGCACAATGGTCACCCCTTCCTTCTTGAGCCCCTTGAGCTTATCCCACATTAAATGCCTGGACTGCGGGTCCAGCCCCACCGTAGGCTCATCCAGTATCAGCATTCTGGGTCTGTTTATCAATGCCCGTGCAAGCACCAGCCGCCTCTTCATACCACCCGACAGGGATTCGGTCATGGTATCGCGCTTCTCCTCCAGATGCACGAACTCAAGAAGCTCTTCCACTCTCCTTCTGGCCTCAGCTTCAGGAATATCAAAATATCGTGAAAAAACAAGGAGGTTCTCATAGACAGTAAAATCAGGGTCCAGATTATTCTCCTGAGGAACAACACCCATATTGAATTTGATCTCACGCTGCTTCCTGTTAACATCCATTCCGAAGACCTCCAGCTTACCCGAGGTCATGGGAGAGATGCACTGTATCATCCGCATGGTAGTGGTCTTACCCGCACCATTGGGTCCCAGGAAACCGAAGACCTCCCCCTCTTCCACGGAAAAAGCCACCGAGTCAACGGCCAGAAATTCCCCGAATACCTTCTTCAGATCCTCAGCTACGATAACAGCAGTAATGATACATCACCAATCCTTATTCTTAATAAATAATTGTGATGAGACTTGATATAGATTTCTCATTTTTCTTATTATGTCTATAAAAATGAAGGATTTAATGGCTCTGTAGAAATCCTCAGCCAAACAAAACATGCAATGTTCTCTTAAAAGACATTTTCCTGTTTGAAATGTACCTTACCTTTCTCCAAAAAAATTCGAATCAGATGCAGATGCATATCATCGCTACCCACATTTTCATAATACAAGAACATGTTATCATCGTTGGAATGATTGCTAGAGGACAAACTGCCACACATAAAATGGGTAAAGGAATGCCCTTGATATAGATCATTAGTTCGCATAATTTCCAGTTCGTGGGTATGACCGCAAAAAACGTATTCAATTTTATGTTTTTGTACAAAATCGATCAGTGCTGCGGAATTTTTCAGGGGGCACTCGTCAGTACCCAAAATAGAATAATGTGTGATCAACAAAGGCAGGTCATATTCAATCTGTTCAATTTCTTTTGAAACAGCATTCAGGATCTCTTTTTCAACATACCCATCATCACTGTATAGTTCATTGGTATCGATACTGATAATCAATACTGTTTTTCCATTTATCGAAATGGACTTGATGAAATTTATATCGGTAAAATAATCCTCAACTTTGGTAATTTCCCGGTCTAAAAAAATGTTTTTCTTGCGTGTTTTTATCGTTTCAGAGATAGAGATGATCTCAGAATTGTCAATATATTTCCGGAAGAATTCATGAGATCGCATATTTCGTTTGTCATGATTACCCCAGGTGGAGATGACATTTTTACACTTAATGGCTTTTAGAAAGCGACCCGCTTCATCGAACTCATCTTCCAGGCCATCTGTCGTATTGTCTCCGGTATTGATGACGATATCGGCATCAAATGAATTGATTTTCTCCAGCATGATCTGATCGTCTCCATCCCAATGGCGAGGACCGAAATGCAGATCAGAGATATGTAAAATATTCATGTAGTCCTCCTTGTTATAATTGCTTTAAATATAGAATAATAAAAAGACAATCTATTCCTTTATGTTAATCATGTTCGCATAGAGTAAAACATGATTGCTTAATCAGCAATCAGATAAATATAATAATTGAGCCGATTTCAAAACTCCATTTTCATTCTATTCCGGCACAACATGAAACATGCAGTATCTAATAGGTCTTTAAACACTACATTGAGGATCTCTACAGAGCCGATTTAATCTCAATATAGAAAATCAATAGAAATGTAAAACGAAAAAGGACGCGGACTGCCGAGTCGGAATTTGGATTTGATGGGGCCGCTGAGATTTGAACTCAAGTCGCAAGACCCCCAGCCTTGCAGGATGGACCAGGCTACCCTACGGCCCCACGGGGTCGAACTATAATAAGACTTTTCAGTATATCATTCTTTCTGAAAAAAAAGGTAAAAAAGAGGGTGAAAGTAAAGCTTTAAGCTTTCTCCCACTGCTCATATGCATCCACAATCTCCTGTCCTTCAAGGAAGACAAGATCATGCAGGCGTGCATATTCCATTGCATCTTCTCTGGAGAGGGCCTTGCCGCTAGCATCGTCAAGCATCTCGCAGACCACCATTGCAGGTGTGACTCCTGCCATCTTTGCGATCGCAATGGAGAGTTCGGTCTGTCCCCTGCGCTCATGTACCAGTCTGTCGGCTGCACGCAGAAGTGCAACGTGGCCAGGTGTACGGAACTCAGAGCCGAAATCGACATTTTCGCCATCGAGGACCTTCTCGGTTATATTTGAGAGCTCGTTTATTGTCAGTGCCCTGTCATTGTCAGGGATTCCTGTTCGTGTTCTCCTGTGGTTCACCCAGATGGAAAATGAAGAGCGGCTGTCGTAGGCAAGATCTCCGCCCCTTTCAACGGTAGTGCCAAGGGCAGGGTAGTTCTCTATCTCATCACGCAGGATATCGGAAATGAAAGGGAGACCAAGCTTTTCAGAAGATTCGCCATCCAGAGCTACACAGATCAGTCCGCCGCCGTCCCTGCGCATCCAGCGCACGTCATCAGGAGTAACAGCTCCTGCAGCGATCACAAAATCGGTCTCTCCTTCACGACTGTCGGAATCGAAGATGAAGAACATCTCGCCGTTTTGCGCGGCCTTCAATGCTTTATTGATGTTATCAGTGTAATTTTCATTGGAACTCATAGGATCACTCACATGCACTTCGGTCTTCTATTGTAATCTTTACTTCATCCCCGTCCTTGAGATTAAGTGTCTCCCTGAGATGCACAGGGGATATGATCTCCAGCAGGTCATGGGGATAATGTGAACGTTCAGGTGTCACCACTGCACCGGGGATGCCTTCAACCTCCACAAAATAGCAATTGCAGCTTCCAAAAGTACGCTGACCGTTCGTAAAACCGGAAATTTGTATCATATCCTTCCGGCCGGTGTTCTTCTGTACGTCTGCACTATGATCGGTAAGTCTCACATTCAGGGTGCCCGGATAAGGTACGAAATCCAGCTTTTCCTCGAACTGGGAGCGGTAACCTTCCTGAGCAATATAGTACTGGCCTTCGCCAAGCCCTGTTATCACATTTCCGTACAGCTCCACCTTCTTTTCATCTCCACAGAAGATGTGCCTGTAATCACTGTATTCCCTCTCAAGCCATGTACGACCTTCATCGGTTATGGAGATCATCTGGCCTTCAGGGATGATACTGCGTTTGATCAGGCCTTCCTCCTCAAGCTGTTTTAACGTTCTTGCAGCTGTCTTGGAACTGGTGGAAGTGTATTTAGTAAACTCACTGGAAGAGATCTTGACAGATCTCTTGAGTGCGCCCAGAAGGGCAAGATGTTTCAGAGAATTTATGCGATGCATTTTCAGGACCTTTGTTGGCTCAAATATGAGATGCATCTCAAATATGAGATGAAAGGAAATAAATGTTTTGTTTAATTGTAGCTGTAATTCAGAATGCTTTATAATACAATAAAGATATATTTGGTTTCAGATTCCGAATGCTATACGCATAGCGGAATACAAAGTAATCGCCTTGTTCCTGAGGAGAAGGATAATGGTATACAGATTGTGCAAAGAGGGGGAGAACAGACCGGATTCCAATGGCTGGCGTTTGAAGCTCTACAAACTGATCTTTGAATCCTATTCACCTTATGGAAAATATTTTGATGTTGCCTTGATCGCAGCGATCGTTCTGAGTGTTATCGTGGTAATGCTCGACAGTGTCCATTCGATCAGCAGTGTTCACCATGAGAAGCTCTACATGGCAGAACTGATATTCACCGCCCTTTTTACCATTGAGTATTTCCTGAGGATCATTAGTGTCAAAAGCAAAGTACGTTATGCAACCAGTTTTTTTGGGATCATCGATCTTCTTGCTATAATTCCAACTTATTTTAGCATGCTTCTGCCAGGAAGCCAGTATCTGCTAATAATAAGAGTATTGCGATTGCTAAGGATATTCAGGGTGCTAAAACTTGTCCAGTACCTCTCAGAGGCCGAAATACTGGTACAGGCCCTTAAAGACAGCAGTAAAAAAATAACTGTTTTCACATTTACTGTCATGAACCTTGTAATAATATTAGGTTCCATTATGTATGTCATTGAAGGAGAACAAAACGGATTTACAAGCATCCCACGAAGCATCTTCTGGGCTGTAACAACACTGACAACTGTGGGATATGGGGATCTGGTACCTGTTACTCCACTTGGGCAAGCAATGGCATCCGTTGTAATGTTA is part of the Methanococcoides orientis genome and harbors:
- a CDS encoding ABC transporter ATP-binding protein, yielding MAFSVEEGEVFGFLGPNGAGKTTTMRMIQCISPMTSGKLEVFGMDVNRKQREIKFNMGVVPQENNLDPDFTVYENLLVFSRYFDIPEAEARRRVEELLEFVHLEEKRDTMTESLSGGMKRRLVLARALINRPRMLILDEPTVGLDPQSRHLMWDKLKGLKKEGVTIVLTTHYLEEASQLCDRLVIMDNGKILVEGSPEEMISENIGPAIVETEAVPGVISCLDNHQANYEILGEEVQIYTDNPQEVTDHLLSECELTSVTARASTLEDVFLKLTGRKLRE
- a CDS encoding metallophosphoesterase family protein, with protein sequence MNILHISDLHFGPRHWDGDDQIMLEKINSFDADIVINTGDNTTDGLEDEFDEAGRFLKAIKCKNVISTWGNHDKRNMRSHEFFRKYIDNSEIISISETIKTRKKNIFLDREITKVEDYFTDINFIKSISINGKTVLIISIDTNELYSDDGYVEKEILNAVSKEIEQIEYDLPLLITHYSILGTDECPLKNSAALIDFVQKHKIEYVFCGHTHELEIMRTNDLYQGHSFTHFMCGSLSSSNHSNDDNMFLYYENVGSDDMHLHLIRIFLEKGKVHFKQENVF
- the ribB gene encoding 3,4-dihydroxy-2-butanone-4-phosphate synthase; the protein is MSSNENYTDNINKALKAAQNGEMFFIFDSDSREGETDFVIAAGAVTPDDVRWMRRDGGGLICVALDGESSEKLGLPFISDILRDEIENYPALGTTVERGGDLAYDSRSSFSIWVNHRRTRTGIPDNDRALTINELSNITEKVLDGENVDFGSEFRTPGHVALLRAADRLVHERRGQTELSIAIAKMAGVTPAMVVCEMLDDASGKALSREDAMEYARLHDLVFLEGQEIVDAYEQWEKA
- a CDS encoding winged helix-turn-helix domain-containing protein/riboflavin kinase, whose product is MHRINSLKHLALLGALKRSVKISSSEFTKYTSTSSKTAARTLKQLEEEGLIKRSIIPEGQMISITDEGRTWLEREYSDYRHIFCGDEKKVELYGNVITGLGEGQYYIAQEGYRSQFEEKLDFVPYPGTLNVRLTDHSADVQKNTGRKDMIQISGFTNGQRTFGSCNCYFVEVEGIPGAVVTPERSHYPHDLLEIISPVHLRETLNLKDGDEVKITIEDRSACE
- a CDS encoding ion transporter — encoded protein: MVYRLCKEGENRPDSNGWRLKLYKLIFESYSPYGKYFDVALIAAIVLSVIVVMLDSVHSISSVHHEKLYMAELIFTALFTIEYFLRIISVKSKVRYATSFFGIIDLLAIIPTYFSMLLPGSQYLLIIRVLRLLRIFRVLKLVQYLSEAEILVQALKDSSKKITVFTFTVMNLVIILGSIMYVIEGEQNGFTSIPRSIFWAVTTLTTVGYGDLVPVTPLGQAMASVVMLLGYSIIAVPTGIITHSIINRSMDAMPVEIAEEMKDVAVNIVCHNCGLQGHDTDAYYCKYCGAKL